A single Aminobacterium mobile DSM 12262 DNA region contains:
- a CDS encoding sigma-70 family RNA polymerase sigma factor translates to MSANKRIEETEKFKCWVRHFIEITARRYVGRGAEFEDLKQEGIIAYLFLIQKCPPEKSKKEYISKRLPGRVRDAARRYRRTPYACEFTPQLEVVMAAPRKNLPIEYIDMLERYFTREEIFLIQALFLGYTQKEIAEKLQRTQQAVSARIKKIRRKTRNILHRYWPL, encoded by the coding sequence GTGAGTGCCAATAAACGAATTGAAGAAACAGAAAAATTTAAGTGTTGGGTTCGTCACTTTATTGAAATAACGGCACGACGATATGTTGGTAGAGGTGCCGAGTTTGAAGATTTGAAACAAGAAGGCATTATAGCCTATCTCTTTCTTATACAAAAATGCCCGCCGGAAAAGTCTAAAAAAGAGTATATTTCCAAACGATTACCGGGGCGAGTTCGAGACGCAGCCAGGCGATATCGCAGAACTCCTTACGCCTGCGAGTTTACCCCTCAACTTGAAGTGGTAATGGCAGCCCCGAGGAAAAACCTTCCTATTGAATATATCGATATGCTAGAGCGCTATTTTACCCGGGAAGAGATCTTCCTTATCCAGGCACTTTTCTTAGGGTATACGCAGAAAGAAATAGCTGAAAAGTTACAACGTACCCAACAGGCTGTGAGTGCTCGCATAAAGAAGATACGGCGCAAAACGAGGAATATTCTTCATCGTTATTGGCCGCTATAA
- a CDS encoding DMT family transporter, whose translation MNKHFIGILFALCTGISWGVVSPLGRALALRGVDMATVIVLRAFLVTICCGTYLAWCDRASLKKTVQEQGLLFIYGILSVVCTYTGFLYSLKYLTVSAALIIHYTFPLVTLIGGIFITRERPTFAQIVSAFLILLGVWVGMFFGKGGAQNIALPGILWGLVAVMGLAGQSLLGRKIAKEGRITQGSLIFYSHLWGGLCMVLAKHLSAGWHDIALLSRSDWGSIFLLTAIGSLLAYAAYYTALKYISATAASLVCTVEIVTGISLAALLSKEMPTTNEIWGSAIIILAIFLAALPPDLFQRRPRHSMRDNA comes from the coding sequence ATGAACAAACACTTTATTGGCATTCTTTTTGCACTCTGCACAGGAATTTCCTGGGGCGTGGTGAGTCCTTTAGGGCGTGCTCTTGCCCTTCGAGGTGTGGATATGGCAACAGTTATAGTGCTGCGAGCCTTTCTCGTTACCATCTGCTGTGGCACCTACCTGGCATGGTGCGACCGCGCCTCCCTGAAAAAGACAGTACAGGAACAGGGGCTTCTTTTTATCTACGGTATTCTCTCTGTAGTGTGCACCTATACGGGATTTCTTTACTCTTTAAAATATCTCACAGTTTCTGCCGCCCTTATTATTCACTACACCTTCCCTCTCGTCACCCTCATAGGTGGAATTTTTATTACGCGGGAACGCCCCACCTTCGCCCAGATTGTGTCGGCTTTTCTTATTCTTCTCGGTGTATGGGTGGGCATGTTTTTCGGAAAAGGCGGAGCTCAAAACATTGCCCTTCCAGGAATTCTTTGGGGGCTTGTAGCCGTTATGGGGCTAGCCGGTCAATCTCTCTTGGGGCGAAAAATAGCGAAAGAAGGACGCATTACCCAAGGCAGCCTTATTTTTTATTCCCATCTCTGGGGTGGACTCTGCATGGTTCTTGCAAAGCATCTCTCTGCTGGATGGCACGATATTGCACTCCTTTCCCGCAGCGATTGGGGATCTATCTTCCTTCTCACCGCTATAGGAAGCTTGTTGGCGTACGCAGCGTACTACACAGCCCTTAAATATATTTCAGCCACAGCTGCCAGTCTTGTATGTACAGTGGAAATAGTAACGGGCATTAGCCTTGCCGCTCTCTTGAGCAAAGAGATGCCAACGACCAACGAAATATGGGGCAGTGCCATTATTATTCTCGCCATCTTTCTTGCAGCTCTGCCGCCAGACCTTTTCCAGCGGCGCCCGCGGCATTCCATGCGAGATAATGCGTAA
- a CDS encoding winged helix-turn-helix domain-containing protein gives MLESLITSKTRIKLLLKFFLNPENKGYLRELSDEFGESTNAVRVELNRLTEAGLLETHDEGRTKVYRANIKHPLFPEIRAIVAKTLGIDQLVDQVIKRLGNVELAFITGDYAKGIDSGLIDLVLVGDIDRAYLQSLIDKLEKMIERKIRVLVLKQDELQMLSDTFADNVLVVWEM, from the coding sequence ATGCTTGAATCTCTTATCACATCAAAAACCCGAATAAAACTGCTTTTAAAATTCTTTCTGAACCCGGAAAACAAAGGGTATTTGCGGGAACTCTCCGATGAATTTGGCGAGTCGACTAACGCTGTGCGGGTAGAACTGAATCGCCTTACAGAAGCAGGCCTCTTAGAGACCCACGACGAAGGTCGAACAAAAGTCTATAGGGCCAACATAAAACACCCGCTCTTTCCAGAAATACGGGCCATTGTGGCAAAAACGCTTGGAATCGACCAACTTGTGGATCAGGTTATAAAACGCCTTGGCAATGTGGAACTTGCCTTTATAACTGGAGACTATGCAAAAGGTATTGACTCTGGCCTTATCGACCTAGTGCTTGTTGGTGACATTGACAGGGCATACCTGCAAAGCCTGATAGACAAACTTGAAAAGATGATTGAACGGAAAATTCGTGTTTTGGTACTGAAGCAAGACGAATTGCAGATGTTGAGTGATACTTTTGCTGATAATGTACTTGTGGTTTGGGAGATGTAA
- a CDS encoding oligosaccharide flippase family protein, translating into MKYFLPRLIENLKNKFKSESAVKSVSLLAGGTAIGQAIYVFVTPILSRLYSPSDFGVLAIYAALLSILGAFTSLSYHLAIPLPEEDASATNLLVLSCLAHAGVVCFLSLVIYFKGDFFLAKCGWEAIKPYQWLLPLGVFFTGLYTILTYFALRFKAYQTIAQTKVTQKLFGAGTSVLMGVTGFTPSGLLWGQIIGMTGGITSLVRITKKNFSLSVVNKKMLAIVAKKYYNFPLYQTWGTLLNVLSIQIMPLLLASFFSSDVTGWFAMSMRVLQLPASFLGQSIGQVYFQKASVAQREKRLSDVTVRTLKALVTLGTFPILSLGFIAPDLFPLILGDSWKIAGYYTLFLAPYLWMQFLSSPISATFLIVNKQKYLTLFQGFMLLMGVASLYIGYLVQGTYAPIIIYGIGKFIVYFLYLVIIMKLVGKGISEYLGGIIKEFCIAMLLIIPIIVTQSYRAPAFFNIGAWIFSSLIYVFWILKRKLLV; encoded by the coding sequence ATGAAGTATTTTTTGCCTCGCTTAATTGAAAATCTAAAAAACAAATTTAAATCAGAATCAGCAGTCAAAAGCGTTTCCCTCTTAGCTGGAGGTACAGCTATTGGTCAGGCTATTTATGTTTTTGTAACCCCTATTTTATCTAGGCTCTATTCTCCTTCAGATTTTGGGGTTTTAGCCATATATGCAGCCTTACTAAGCATTTTGGGGGCTTTTACAAGCTTATCATATCATTTAGCTATACCTCTGCCTGAGGAAGATGCTTCAGCTACAAACCTACTTGTTTTAAGCTGTTTGGCACATGCAGGAGTAGTTTGCTTTCTATCTCTTGTTATCTATTTTAAGGGGGACTTTTTTTTAGCTAAATGTGGTTGGGAGGCAATAAAACCGTACCAATGGCTCCTTCCTTTAGGGGTTTTTTTTACCGGTCTATATACGATATTAACCTACTTTGCACTTCGATTTAAAGCCTATCAAACCATTGCGCAAACAAAGGTAACCCAAAAATTGTTTGGTGCGGGAACAAGTGTTTTAATGGGGGTAACAGGTTTTACACCCTCTGGTTTGTTATGGGGGCAGATTATAGGTATGACAGGCGGAATTACTTCTCTTGTTCGTATAACGAAAAAAAACTTTTCCCTAAGCGTAGTCAATAAAAAAATGTTAGCAATCGTTGCTAAAAAATATTACAATTTCCCTCTTTATCAAACGTGGGGAACCCTCCTTAACGTGCTAAGTATACAAATAATGCCACTTTTGCTCGCCTCTTTTTTCTCCTCAGATGTAACTGGATGGTTTGCTATGAGCATGAGAGTTCTTCAGCTGCCCGCCAGTTTTTTAGGTCAGTCTATAGGACAGGTTTATTTTCAGAAAGCAAGCGTTGCACAAAGGGAAAAACGGTTATCAGATGTAACGGTTCGTACTCTTAAGGCTTTGGTTACTTTAGGGACATTCCCTATTTTATCTTTAGGTTTTATAGCCCCGGATCTTTTTCCTTTAATCTTAGGGGACAGTTGGAAGATAGCTGGTTACTATACTCTTTTCCTTGCTCCTTACCTATGGATGCAGTTTTTATCATCTCCTATCTCTGCTACTTTTTTGATAGTGAATAAACAAAAGTATTTAACTCTTTTTCAAGGATTCATGTTACTTATGGGTGTGGCATCTCTCTATATAGGCTATTTAGTCCAAGGTACTTATGCCCCTATTATTATTTATGGAATAGGGAAATTTATAGTCTACTTCTTGTACCTCGTTATTATTATGAAATTGGTGGGCAAAGGCATAAGCGAATATTTAGGAGGAATAATAAAGGAGTTTTGTATTGCTATGTTACTTATTATTCCAATAATAGTTACTCAATCTTATCGAGCACCAGCGTTTTTTAATATAGGTGCATGGATTTTTTCTAGCTTAATTTACGTGTTTTGGATTCTCAAAAGAAAGCTCTTGGTGTGA
- a CDS encoding D-glucuronyl C5-epimerase family protein, with the protein MLKKTINNINFPTFTFKLISLIMITIISLFCAGRSESANLAPFKYGITSSATEYANSGRRSLDKNRILVFDYGKAYNSLGKWHNPFFIARYAHALYNDWYKTNCTDDNLKNDFLLQAKFLLSSYKEERKGMAYWIYPFENTYFGAKPGWISGIGQSLIAGVLLRAYEITGNQDFENVAKKAIEVYFHPMSSGGVVTSGEMGLWIQEVASPDCKEFCILNGHITGLLGLIDIANLTSDKKVYDVVTRGIATVRNHLHDFDAGFSSFYSLKVKDGDQPIIAPRNGYNALHVWQLEKLFEITKKPEFLHAAILFKKYEEVKDIRNAKGSTNPNTHGPDEAAGWFGNRYWSHNKFPTYYEVHMASEEALEGVFIGAHFQKAAPLSLSVSLFQNDKWVKIWSTEKNIQKDIFLSFSNPILASAIRIDIYSDNGNKNVALNTVMPIRSLKSVSANYDQPVVTLSTLVPGFRKND; encoded by the coding sequence ATGTTAAAAAAAACGATAAACAACATTAACTTTCCCACATTTACCTTTAAATTAATAAGTCTAATCATGATAACTATCATTTCTTTATTTTGTGCGGGGCGTTCTGAAAGTGCCAATTTAGCGCCATTTAAATACGGTATAACATCTTCAGCAACAGAATATGCAAACTCCGGAAGACGCTCTTTAGACAAAAACAGAATACTGGTATTTGATTATGGGAAAGCCTACAATTCGCTGGGAAAGTGGCACAACCCCTTTTTTATAGCTAGGTATGCGCATGCACTATATAACGACTGGTACAAGACTAATTGTACAGATGATAATCTAAAAAATGATTTTCTTCTGCAAGCAAAATTTCTGCTTTCTTCGTACAAAGAAGAGCGAAAAGGGATGGCCTATTGGATATATCCTTTTGAAAATACATATTTTGGAGCCAAACCTGGTTGGATTTCGGGGATTGGACAATCTCTGATTGCTGGCGTTCTTCTTAGAGCCTATGAAATCACTGGTAACCAGGATTTTGAAAATGTTGCTAAAAAGGCAATAGAAGTTTATTTTCATCCTATGTCCTCTGGTGGCGTGGTCACTAGCGGTGAAATGGGTTTATGGATACAAGAAGTAGCGAGTCCTGATTGCAAAGAATTTTGCATTTTAAATGGGCATATAACGGGTCTACTCGGCTTAATTGACATTGCGAATCTAACTTCTGATAAAAAAGTATACGATGTTGTAACTCGTGGAATAGCTACTGTTCGTAACCATCTACACGATTTCGATGCAGGGTTTTCTTCTTTTTACTCTCTCAAAGTTAAAGATGGGGATCAGCCAATCATTGCTCCCAGAAATGGCTATAATGCTCTACATGTTTGGCAGCTCGAAAAATTATTTGAGATTACAAAGAAGCCTGAATTTTTACATGCAGCAATTTTATTTAAAAAATACGAAGAGGTAAAGGATATAAGAAACGCTAAAGGTTCTACTAATCCCAATACACATGGACCGGATGAAGCAGCCGGGTGGTTTGGCAACCGTTATTGGTCTCATAATAAATTCCCCACATACTACGAGGTTCATATGGCATCCGAGGAAGCTCTTGAAGGGGTATTTATAGGTGCACATTTTCAAAAAGCTGCTCCCCTGTCTCTATCGGTTTCACTTTTTCAAAATGACAAATGGGTAAAAATATGGAGCACAGAAAAGAACATCCAAAAAGATATTTTTCTTTCTTTCAGCAATCCCATACTCGCATCTGCTATACGTATCGATATATATAGCGATAACGGAAATAAAAACGTTGCTCTCAATACGGTAATGCCTATACGAAGCTTAAAAAGCGTTTCTGCCAACTATGATCAACCCGTAGTAACTTTGAGTACATTAGTGCCTGGGTTTAGGAAAAACGACTAA
- a CDS encoding Gfo/Idh/MocA family protein, with protein sequence MYKFALLGCGRISKNHIEALSTLKEEGKAEFVACCDIVQEKADSVASQIGCTPYYNYSHMLNDGKFDAVSICTPSGLHPDHVIMAAQAGKHSISEKPAGTSLESVDAAIDACDAAQVLYLVIKQNRFNKTIQLLRKALEAGRFGQLYMISSNVFWTRPQEYYDQAKWRGTWEFDGGCLSNQAAHYVDMVQWMGGAVEDVSAFSSTLARRIEAEDTIVVNLKFRSGALGSINVTTLTYPKNLEGSLTILGEKGTVRIGGVAMNKVETWQFADNSPMDKAICEADTNPKSVYGFGHLDYYRHVVDVFDGKVEPLVTGREARKTVEIIEAAYENR encoded by the coding sequence ATGTATAAGTTTGCCTTGCTCGGCTGTGGCCGAATCAGTAAAAACCACATAGAGGCTTTATCGACATTAAAAGAAGAAGGGAAAGCGGAGTTCGTCGCTTGCTGTGATATTGTTCAAGAAAAGGCTGATTCTGTAGCTTCCCAGATAGGGTGTACACCCTATTATAACTATTCACACATGCTTAATGATGGTAAATTTGATGCGGTTTCCATCTGCACTCCATCTGGGCTTCACCCAGACCACGTTATAATGGCAGCTCAGGCTGGTAAACATTCCATCAGTGAAAAACCAGCTGGAACATCTCTTGAATCAGTAGATGCCGCAATAGACGCTTGTGACGCTGCACAGGTACTCTATCTTGTCATAAAACAAAATCGATTCAATAAAACCATTCAGCTTCTACGAAAAGCCCTTGAAGCTGGTCGGTTTGGTCAGCTTTACATGATCTCATCTAATGTATTTTGGACCCGCCCCCAAGAATACTATGACCAAGCTAAATGGCGAGGGACATGGGAATTCGATGGTGGATGCCTTTCAAATCAAGCCGCTCATTATGTAGATATGGTTCAGTGGATGGGAGGAGCTGTAGAAGACGTTAGTGCCTTCAGCTCTACACTTGCACGACGTATTGAAGCAGAAGATACTATTGTAGTTAACCTTAAATTCAGAAGCGGCGCTCTCGGCTCTATTAACGTTACTACCCTCACCTACCCCAAAAACCTCGAAGGGAGCCTTACTATACTGGGCGAAAAGGGAACGGTACGCATTGGCGGTGTCGCCATGAATAAGGTAGAAACATGGCAGTTTGCCGATAACAGCCCAATGGACAAAGCCATTTGCGAAGCTGACACGAACCCTAAAAGTGTTTACGGCTTCGGACATCTCGATTACTATCGCCACGTTGTTGATGTTTTTGATGGCAAAGTAGAACCATTAGTGACCGGACGAGAGGCACGAAAGACTGTGGAGATTATTGAAGCGGCGTATGAGAATCGATAA
- a CDS encoding nucleotide sugar dehydrogenase: MTLLQKIQSKTASVGVIGLGYVGLPLAVEKAKAGFHVTGFDIQSEKVEKVNKGENYIGDIIPQELKELVASGHLKATSDFAEIGTCDVIAICVPTPLDVFKQPDLSYVVSSAQSVADHIHKEMLIVLESTTYPGTTEEVLLPLFEEKGLKVGKDFYLAFSPERVDPGNHIYKTKNTPKVVGGCTPLCTEHAKALYEAVLNAPVCAVSSPKEAEMTKILENTFRIVNCALANEMALVCNRMGINVWEVINAAATKPFGFVPFYPGPGVGGHCIPIDPFYLTYKARAYDYHTRLIELAGEINDSMPEHVVERLMNLLNEQAKPLKKSSILLCGVAYKGDIDDLRESPALKIWKLLEQKGAIVTYFDPCCPSVAWKGKKILSTPLTKDVVQKADAVIITTAHKENVDYRLIAENAQLIFDTKNILSQILNIKPETLNTLHIL, translated from the coding sequence ATGACGTTACTGCAAAAAATTCAATCAAAAACAGCATCCGTTGGTGTTATTGGCCTTGGTTATGTTGGCCTTCCATTAGCCGTAGAAAAAGCAAAAGCCGGTTTTCACGTCACTGGTTTCGATATTCAATCAGAGAAGGTCGAGAAAGTAAACAAAGGAGAGAACTACATAGGTGACATTATCCCCCAAGAACTTAAAGAGTTAGTCGCTTCAGGTCACCTGAAAGCTACTAGTGACTTTGCAGAAATTGGTACATGTGACGTTATCGCTATTTGCGTTCCTACTCCTTTAGATGTGTTCAAGCAACCAGACCTTTCATATGTGGTAAGTTCTGCACAATCTGTAGCAGACCATATACATAAAGAAATGCTCATTGTTTTGGAATCTACTACCTATCCAGGTACTACAGAAGAAGTCCTCTTGCCTCTTTTTGAAGAGAAAGGGTTAAAAGTTGGCAAAGATTTCTACCTCGCTTTTTCTCCAGAACGCGTAGACCCTGGGAATCATATTTATAAAACTAAAAACACTCCTAAAGTTGTTGGCGGATGTACTCCCTTATGTACAGAGCATGCAAAAGCTTTGTACGAAGCTGTGCTTAATGCCCCTGTCTGTGCCGTTTCTTCCCCTAAAGAAGCAGAAATGACGAAAATTCTTGAAAATACTTTCCGTATCGTTAACTGTGCTCTCGCCAACGAAATGGCCCTTGTCTGCAACAGGATGGGTATTAATGTGTGGGAAGTTATTAATGCAGCTGCCACAAAACCCTTTGGTTTTGTGCCTTTCTACCCTGGCCCCGGTGTTGGCGGACATTGTATTCCCATAGATCCTTTCTACCTCACGTATAAAGCCAGAGCCTATGATTACCATACTAGGCTTATTGAATTAGCCGGAGAAATTAACGACTCCATGCCAGAACATGTAGTTGAGCGGCTTATGAATCTTCTTAACGAACAAGCAAAACCCCTTAAAAAGAGTTCCATTCTTCTTTGCGGCGTGGCCTACAAGGGAGATATTGATGATCTGCGAGAGTCTCCAGCCTTAAAAATATGGAAGCTTCTTGAACAAAAGGGAGCCATTGTTACATATTTCGACCCTTGTTGCCCTTCTGTGGCGTGGAAGGGTAAAAAGATACTTTCTACACCACTTACAAAGGACGTTGTACAAAAAGCGGATGCTGTAATCATTACAACCGCTCATAAAGAAAATGTTGACTATCGGCTTATTGCTGAAAACGCTCAATTGATATTCGATACCAAGAATATTTTGAGTCAGATTCTTAACATAAAACCAGAAACCTTGAATACGTTACATATTCTATAA
- a CDS encoding N-acetyltransferase: MNDGKAKLISPQVQIGANIKLGYNVIIESDVIIGNDVEIGHNVIIHSGVRIGSFCKIMDNVVLGKKPAKASLSATTGEERELPPLILGQAVTVGAGCIIYRGALLRDQVFIGDMASIREDVEIGELTIIGRGVTVENKVTIGRKCKIETEAYITAMSTIEDYCFVAPEVTFTNDNFLGRTEVRKKHFGGPILRRGARIGANATLLPGVEIGEDALIAAGAIVTKNVPPRVIVAGTPARYLRNVPEEQLIENQIFFDK; this comes from the coding sequence ATGAATGATGGAAAAGCAAAACTTATATCCCCTCAAGTTCAAATAGGGGCAAATATAAAATTGGGCTACAATGTGATTATAGAATCAGATGTAATTATAGGTAACGATGTCGAAATTGGGCACAATGTCATTATCCATTCAGGTGTTCGTATTGGGAGCTTCTGTAAGATAATGGATAACGTCGTTTTAGGCAAAAAACCGGCAAAAGCTTCTCTTTCTGCTACAACAGGTGAAGAGCGAGAATTACCCCCCCTCATTTTAGGTCAAGCCGTTACTGTTGGAGCTGGGTGTATTATTTATAGAGGAGCTCTTCTTCGCGATCAAGTTTTTATTGGCGATATGGCTTCTATTCGAGAAGACGTAGAAATAGGGGAACTGACTATTATCGGTCGAGGTGTAACTGTCGAAAACAAAGTAACTATTGGCCGAAAATGCAAGATAGAAACAGAAGCATATATAACCGCTATGTCAACTATAGAAGATTATTGTTTCGTTGCCCCAGAAGTAACCTTTACAAATGATAATTTTCTTGGACGAACAGAAGTACGAAAAAAGCATTTTGGAGGTCCTATACTTCGCCGTGGGGCAAGAATAGGAGCTAATGCTACACTGTTACCCGGCGTAGAAATAGGAGAAGATGCTTTAATAGCAGCTGGAGCCATTGTTACTAAAAACGTTCCGCCTCGAGTTATCGTTGCCGGAACGCCTGCTCGCTACTTACGAAACGTTCCAGAAGAACAACTTATAGAAAACCAAATCTTTTTTGATAAATAG
- a CDS encoding glycosyltransferase family 4 protein has translation MGKRICHITTVHPANDTRIFIKECHSLSKAGYEVFLIAPETPMSLTDVPVNIKFIPKEYSRFLRLIRGQWHALKEALKLKASLYHFHDPELVFMGLVLKFMGKKVIYDVHEDLPRQILTKEWLPSWSRKIIASIAELVEWIGAKFFDGIITVTPLIQKRFPPHKTILVQNFPILGELALIEAKNYANRSPSFAYIGGITAIRGINEMIKALKYIEDPQITLILGGEFSPENLYEEVKSYKGWEKVQYEGFVDREKVAQILGETKAGLVLFLPAPNHISSQPNKLFEYMSAGIPVIASDFPLWRQIIEDAQCGLLVNPLCPKEIAEAMKWILEHPNEAEKMGQDGLKAVQNTYNWEREKKKLLTFYKKLLEEGA, from the coding sequence ATGGGAAAAAGAATATGCCACATTACAACTGTACATCCTGCAAATGACACTCGAATTTTTATAAAAGAATGCCACTCATTGAGCAAAGCAGGCTATGAAGTATTTTTAATAGCTCCAGAAACTCCAATGTCTTTAACAGACGTTCCTGTGAATATAAAATTTATCCCTAAAGAATACAGCCGTTTTCTCCGTTTGATACGTGGTCAATGGCACGCCCTAAAAGAAGCTCTCAAACTAAAAGCTTCCCTTTATCATTTTCATGATCCAGAACTTGTTTTTATGGGACTTGTACTTAAGTTTATGGGGAAAAAGGTCATATATGACGTGCATGAAGATCTTCCACGTCAAATACTAACTAAAGAATGGTTGCCAAGTTGGAGTCGCAAGATTATTGCATCTATAGCTGAACTTGTAGAATGGATTGGAGCTAAATTTTTCGATGGGATCATAACAGTAACTCCATTAATACAAAAACGTTTTCCTCCTCATAAAACTATATTAGTTCAGAACTTTCCCATACTTGGGGAATTGGCCTTAATAGAAGCTAAAAATTATGCAAATCGTTCCCCTTCTTTTGCTTATATTGGCGGAATAACTGCCATTCGTGGCATCAACGAAATGATAAAAGCATTGAAATATATAGAGGATCCTCAAATAACGCTCATCCTTGGAGGGGAATTTAGCCCTGAAAATCTATATGAGGAAGTTAAATCGTATAAAGGGTGGGAAAAAGTTCAATATGAAGGTTTTGTCGATAGGGAAAAAGTTGCACAAATACTAGGGGAAACAAAAGCCGGGCTTGTTTTATTTCTCCCTGCTCCTAACCATATTTCATCTCAACCCAACAAATTATTTGAATACATGTCAGCAGGAATTCCTGTAATAGCTTCAGACTTTCCTTTATGGCGTCAGATCATTGAAGACGCTCAATGTGGGTTACTTGTAAATCCCCTATGCCCCAAAGAAATTGCCGAGGCAATGAAATGGATTTTAGAACACCCAAACGAGGCAGAAAAAATGGGGCAAGATGGTTTAAAAGCTGTTCAGAACACTTATAATTGGGAGAGGGAAAAGAAAAAACTTTTAACTTTTTACAAGAAACTGCTCGAAGAAGGAGCGTAA
- the wecB gene encoding non-hydrolyzing UDP-N-acetylglucosamine 2-epimerase, which yields MKNKIVSLVGARPQFVKEAVIASEVHKTNAWNHILVHSGQHYDANMSDLFFEELHIPTPQYFLEVGSSRHGKQTALVLEKFEDILLREKPDIVIVYGDTNTTVAGALAAAKLKIPVAHIEAGIRQSPKDMPEEINRVVTDHLSSLLFCCSELSRQNLQKENIIDGVFISGDIMYDLFLRMKPYFLKDKILQRLHLHEGKYTLVTLHRDFNVDNKENLVSILEGLHSYSKAMGLTIVFPMHPRTQKRIEEFNLTKYLDFMNIIEPIGYLELMGLLEGCANVVTDSGGLQKEAYFAKKQAAVIMPDTGWREIIESGWNQLVPANMAKEVLPQTLGNKSAAYPDNLYGKGEASKLIVKAITSTLKN from the coding sequence GTGAAAAATAAAATCGTTTCCCTCGTTGGGGCACGCCCCCAGTTCGTAAAAGAAGCAGTTATTGCATCTGAAGTTCATAAAACAAATGCTTGGAACCATATACTGGTTCATTCAGGCCAACATTATGATGCCAATATGTCGGATCTTTTTTTCGAAGAACTGCATATTCCAACTCCTCAGTATTTCTTAGAGGTTGGATCCTCTCGTCATGGGAAACAAACTGCATTGGTACTTGAAAAGTTTGAAGACATTCTTCTTCGAGAAAAACCAGACATAGTTATTGTATATGGGGACACAAACACCACTGTAGCTGGAGCTTTAGCCGCTGCTAAACTTAAAATTCCTGTAGCTCATATTGAAGCTGGAATCCGTCAGAGCCCTAAAGACATGCCGGAAGAAATTAATCGTGTTGTGACAGACCATTTATCATCTCTTCTTTTTTGTTGCTCTGAACTTTCTCGACAAAACCTTCAAAAAGAAAACATCATAGACGGTGTTTTTATTTCTGGGGACATAATGTATGACCTTTTTCTTCGAATGAAACCATACTTTCTAAAAGATAAAATATTGCAACGTCTTCATCTTCATGAAGGTAAATATACACTTGTAACTCTCCATCGAGATTTCAACGTAGATAATAAAGAAAATCTCGTTTCTATTCTTGAAGGGCTACATTCTTACTCTAAAGCAATGGGGCTAACGATTGTATTTCCTATGCACCCCAGAACACAAAAACGCATAGAAGAATTTAACCTTACCAAATATCTTGACTTTATGAACATTATTGAACCTATTGGCTATTTGGAACTCATGGGCCTACTCGAAGGATGTGCAAATGTCGTAACTGATAGTGGCGGACTTCAAAAAGAAGCGTATTTTGCAAAAAAACAAGCAGCCGTAATTATGCCCGATACAGGTTGGAGAGAGATTATAGAATCTGGTTGGAATCAGCTTGTACCAGCAAATATGGCAAAAGAGGTCTTGCCTCAGACGTTAGGGAATAAGTCTGCTGCATACCCAGACAACCTTTATGGTAAGGGAGAAGCCTCAAAATTAATAGTGAAAGCTATAACTTCAACTTTGAAAAACTGA